From the Bacillota bacterium genome, the window AGAAGCCGTTCAGCGATGTGCGCGTCCGCCGGGCCATCAACCTGGCCATCGATCGGGAGGCCCTGGTGAAGTCCGTGTTCTTTGGCCTGGCTCAGCCCGCCTATGGATACCTGCCCCCGCTTCTGGCGGAGTTCTACCTTGACAAGCAGGCCCACCGCTACGATCCCGAGGCGGCGAAGCAGCTTCTGGCGGAGGCCGGGTATCCCAAGGGCTTCAAGTGCACCCTGGCCACTCAGAACCGCACCGAGCACGTGCGGGTGGCCCAGGCCATCCAGCCCATGCTGGAGGCGGTGCGAATCAAGACGGATCTGGTGCAGTACGATGAGGCCAGCTACGTGGCCATGCTCAAGGCTGGCAAGCAGGAGCTCTTCATGCGCCAGTACTCCTGGGACAGTGCGGACATCCTTCAGTGGTTCCTGGACAGCCATCAGTTCCCTTACCCCAACCATTCCCGCTGGCGTGACCCCAGGACCGACGAGATGATCTGGGCGGCGGAGACGTCACCCAGCATGGAGGCGCGCACGCAGAAGTACCTGGAAGTGCAGAAGTACCTGATCGACAACGCCGTCTGGTGCCCCCTGTGGTATCCCCTCAACCTCCAGGCGGTGCGCACGGACATGGTGGCGGGGTACCGCCTGCACCCGGCCGACGTTTTCCTGAACGACGTCTGGCTTAAGACGGCAGGCGGCGGCAAGTAGCGGTGCGGACGTACGTCCTGCGCAGGATCCTTCTCATGGTGCCGGTCGTCCTCGGGGTCACGCTGGTGGTGTTCTGCATCATCCACGTGGCCCCGGGGGACCCGGTCCTTCTGCTGGTGGGCGAGCGGGCGCCACCGGAAGTGTACGAGCGTGTCAGGCGGGCCTGGGGGCTGGATCAGCCTTTGCCGGTGCAGTACCTGACCTTCCTCGCCAACGCCGCCCGGGGAGAGCTGGGGACCTCCATATTGTTGAGGCGGCCGGTGGGAGACCTCCTGCTCACCGCCGTACCCGTTACTCTGGAGCTGGGATTCTCGGCCATTGCTCTCTCGGTGCTGGCGGGGGTGGTGGCCGGGGTCATTTCGGCCGCCAGGGCGGGATCGGCGGCAGACCAGGCGACCATGGTGGGTGCTCTGCTGGGCGTCTCCGTACCGGAGTTCTGGCTGGGGCAGCTGCTCATGCTGGCCTTCGCGGTGCGGCTCAAGTGGTTGCCGGTTTCCGGGTATGGAGGGATCGGCCATCTCATCCTCCCCATGGTCGCGCTGGGCGCGGCCGGGGCGGCGGTGATCGCCCGCACCACGCGGTCCAGCATGCTGGACGTGGTCCGGCAGGATTTCGTGCGTACGGCCAGGGCAAAGGGCCTGGCCGAGCGGGTGGTGATATACAAGCATGCTCTGCGCAACGCCATGCTTCCCGTCACCACACTGGTGGGCCTGCAGGTGGGTTACATGCTGGCCGGGTCGGTGGTGCTGGAAGAGGTCTTCAGCAGGCCCGGGATGGGCCGTCTCATGGTGAAGGCCATCCTGGCCCGGGACTACCCCGTGGTGCAGGGCTGTCTCCTGGTCCTGGCTGTCTCGGTCGCAGTGGCAAACCTGGTGGCGGACCTGTGCTACGTTCTCCTTGACCCGCGCATCCGTCTGCATTGAGGCGGGATACGGCGGCCGGGTGCAGGCAAGAGGGGCGGTGGGTTAGTTGTCGAAGTGGAGGCGGTTCACGCGCAGGACGTCTGCGCGGGTGGGGGTGATCGTGGTCCTGGTTTTCCTCGGGGTGGCGGCCCTGGCGCCCTGGCTGGCCCCATACAGTTACAGGGCCCAGGACCTGAACAGGATTCTCCTGCCCCCGTGCCGGGCCCATCCCCTCGGCACGGACGAGTTCGGCCGCGACATCCTCAGTCGCATCATCTGGGGCACACGCATTTCCCTGGCGGTGGGGGCCATTGCGGTGGGGATAGGGGCGACCGTGGGAACGGCCCTGGGCGCGGTGGCGGGCTACTGGGGGGGATGGGCAGGCATGCTCATCGTAGGCCTGGTCGACGTCATGTGGTCGTTTCCCACCATTCTCCTGGCCATCGGTCTGGTCGCGGTTTTGAGGCCCGGTCTCACCAGCGCCATGATCGCCCTGGGACTGGTCACCTGGCCCCAGTACGCGCGGGTGATGAGGGCGCAGGTCCTTTCCCTGCGTGAGAAGGAGTTCGTCGAGGCAGCCCGATCCCTGGGTGCCTCGGATGGGATGGTGCTGCTCAGGCACATCGTACCCAATGCCATTTCCCCCAACGTGGTCCTGGCCACCATGGGGATGGCGTCGGCCATCCTGGTGGAATCGGCCCTCAGCTACCTGGGCCTGGGGGCGCAGCCCCCCGCCCCGAGCTGGGGCGCCATGCTCAGCGAGGGGCGCAACTTCATCTACCGGGCCCCCTGGATGACTCTGGCGCCAGGCCTGGCCATAGTGGTGGTGGTGCTGGGGTTCAACCTGTGTGGCGACGCCCTGCGCGACGCCCTGGACCCTTACCGCGATGCGTGATGGGAGGAGATGCTGGTTGTTCGAGACGGTGATCCAGGGCGCCACGGTGGTGGACGGTTCCGGCGGGCCTGCCTTTGCGGCAGACGTGGGCATCTCGGAGGGGCGGATCGGCGCTATCCGCAGGCTAGCCCCGGCGGCGGACGTCAGGGGAGCTCCCGACCGACTGACGGAGATCCGGGTAAGGGACGGGTGTGAGGGGCTGGCGGAGCCCCAGTTGATGCGCGAGCCGGTGGGACTGGCTGGGGCACAGCTCATCGATGGCGGGGGACTGGTACTGGCTCCCGGGTTCATAGACATCCACAACCATTCCGATCTCACCCTTCTTGTCGCTCCTCGGGCAGAGAGCATGATCTGCCAGGGCGTGACCACCGTAGTGGTGGGCAACTGCGGCTTCTCGCCCGCCCCCTGGCCGGGGGTCGCGGGCGGCGCCCCTGCCCTGGCCATGCAGGAGGATGCCACCTTCCTGGCCTGTGGGATGGACGTACGCTGGGAATGGCGCTCCTTTGCCGAGTACCTGGCTGCCCTGGAGGCTGCCCGCCCGGCGGTAAACGTGGTGGCTCTGGTGGGTCATGCGGCCATCAGGGAGCAGGTGCTGGGTCGCGACACCCGCGCTCCCGGCGAGGTCGAGATGCGGCGCATGCGGGCGCTGGTCGAGCAGGCCCTGGCGGACGGCGCGGCCGGCATGTCCTCGGGCCTCATCTACTATCCCAGCTGCTACGCCACGACCGCGGAACTGGTCGCCCTCGCCGCTGTGGTCGCCTGCGCGGGCAGGATCTACGCCAGCCACGTCCGCGGTGAGGGCGAGACCCTCCTGGAAGCGATCTCGGAAGCCATCGAGATCGCGCGGCGGACGGGCGCCTCCAGCCAGGTGTCCCACCTCAAGGCGGAGAGCCGCATCATGTGGGGAAAGCTGCCGGAGGCCCTGGCGCTGATTGACGCGGCCCGCAGGGAGGGTCATGCCGTGGGCTGCGATCAGTATCCGTACGCCGCCTACAATACCTCGCTGGGATCGTTCCTGCCCCCCGAGGTGATGGCGGGGGACTGGCGTGGGGTGCTGAAGAGCGAGAGTGGTCGCCGGGCCATCCGGCAGGCCATGTTCGAGGGACTGCCGGCGTGGACCTCGTCTGTGCGGGGGATGGAATGGACGGACTTCGTGATCGATGGCACCGATGATCCTGCGCGCGACGGGCGCGACCTGGGGACGCTGGCCGCGGCGGGCGGCCGGGATCCCTATGATTTCCTGTTCGACCTCTTGCTGGAGTGCGGCCCTCACGTCAGGGTGATAGGCTACGCCATGAGTGAGGCCGACGTGGAGCGGGGGGTTGCCCGCCCGGACGTCATGGTGGGTTCCGACGGCTTCGCCCTTCCCCTGGAAGGGGATGT encodes:
- a CDS encoding ABC transporter permease, with the protein product MRTYVLRRILLMVPVVLGVTLVVFCIIHVAPGDPVLLLVGERAPPEVYERVRRAWGLDQPLPVQYLTFLANAARGELGTSILLRRPVGDLLLTAVPVTLELGFSAIALSVLAGVVAGVISAARAGSAADQATMVGALLGVSVPEFWLGQLLMLAFAVRLKWLPVSGYGGIGHLILPMVALGAAGAAVIARTTRSSMLDVVRQDFVRTARAKGLAERVVIYKHALRNAMLPVTTLVGLQVGYMLAGSVVLEEVFSRPGMGRLMVKAILARDYPVVQGCLLVLAVSVAVANLVADLCYVLLDPRIRLH
- a CDS encoding ABC transporter permease → MSKWRRFTRRTSARVGVIVVLVFLGVAALAPWLAPYSYRAQDLNRILLPPCRAHPLGTDEFGRDILSRIIWGTRISLAVGAIAVGIGATVGTALGAVAGYWGGWAGMLIVGLVDVMWSFPTILLAIGLVAVLRPGLTSAMIALGLVTWPQYARVMRAQVLSLREKEFVEAARSLGASDGMVLLRHIVPNAISPNVVLATMGMASAILVESALSYLGLGAQPPAPSWGAMLSEGRNFIYRAPWMTLAPGLAIVVVVLGFNLCGDALRDALDPYRDA
- a CDS encoding D-aminoacylase; the protein is MFETVIQGATVVDGSGGPAFAADVGISEGRIGAIRRLAPAADVRGAPDRLTEIRVRDGCEGLAEPQLMREPVGLAGAQLIDGGGLVLAPGFIDIHNHSDLTLLVAPRAESMICQGVTTVVVGNCGFSPAPWPGVAGGAPALAMQEDATFLACGMDVRWEWRSFAEYLAALEAARPAVNVVALVGHAAIREQVLGRDTRAPGEVEMRRMRALVEQALADGAAGMSSGLIYYPSCYATTAELVALAAVVACAGRIYASHVRGEGETLLEAISEAIEIARRTGASSQVSHLKAESRIMWGKLPEALALIDAARREGHAVGCDQYPYAAYNTSLGSFLPPEVMAGDWRGVLKSESGRRAIRQAMFEGLPAWTSSVRGMEWTDFVIDGTDDPARDGRDLGTLAAAGGRDPYDFLFDLLLECGPHVRVIGYAMSEADVERGVARPDVMVGSDGFALPLEGDVGGRFPHPRSFGTFPRVLGHYCRDRGLLSLEAAVHKMTGLPAGKLSLRDRGLVREGYRADLVLFDPRHIRDTASFARPKVRPVGISWVFVNGRPALTPDGWGERAGQVIH